A window of the Mucilaginibacter sp. cycad4 genome harbors these coding sequences:
- the rpsK gene encoding 30S ribosomal protein S11 codes for MAKAKKVTKKRIVIVEPVGEAHINATFNNIIITLTNKTGQAVSWSSAGKMGFKGSKKNTPYAASQAAADCGKVAYDLGLRKVEVFVKGPGAGRESAIRTLQTAGIEVTTIKDITPLPHNGCRPSKRRRV; via the coding sequence ATGGCTAAAGCTAAAAAAGTAACCAAGAAACGCATTGTGATTGTTGAGCCGGTTGGCGAAGCACACATCAATGCTACTTTCAACAACATCATCATCACCCTTACCAACAAAACCGGCCAGGCAGTTTCATGGTCATCAGCTGGTAAAATGGGTTTCAAAGGTTCAAAAAAGAATACTCCTTACGCTGCTTCACAAGCTGCTGCCGATTGCGGTAAAGTTGCTTATGACTTAGGCTTGCGTAAAGTTGAAGTATTTGTAAAAGGCCCTGGTGCCGGTCGTGAATCTGCTATCCGTACTTTGCAAACTGCAGGTATCGAAGTAACTACGATTAAAGATATTACACCGCTTCCGCACAACGGTTGCCGTCCTTCAAAAAGAAGAAGAGTTTAA
- the rpsD gene encoding 30S ribosomal protein S4: MARYTGPKSKIARRFREPIFGPDKALDRKNYPPGQHGASKRRGKQSEYSTQLQEKQKVKYTYGVLERQFENLFHRASAKEGITGENLLKFLEARLDNAVFRLGIAPTRSAARQLVNHKHITVNGAVVNIASYALKAGDVVAVREKSKSLEAITTSVAGRRINKYSWLEWDASALTGKFLNYPNRDEIPENIKENLIVELYSK, encoded by the coding sequence ATGGCCAGATATACAGGACCAAAATCCAAAATTGCCCGTCGTTTCCGTGAGCCGATCTTCGGTCCGGACAAAGCGTTAGATCGTAAAAACTATCCACCGGGCCAACATGGCGCGTCAAAACGCCGTGGAAAGCAATCAGAGTATTCAACTCAGTTGCAAGAGAAACAAAAAGTTAAATACACTTACGGTGTATTGGAACGTCAGTTCGAAAACTTATTTCACCGCGCTTCTGCTAAAGAAGGTATCACAGGCGAAAACCTGTTGAAATTCCTGGAAGCACGTTTAGACAACGCTGTTTTCCGTTTAGGAATTGCTCCTACACGTTCGGCAGCACGTCAATTGGTTAACCACAAACACATCACTGTTAACGGTGCTGTTGTAAACATCGCTTCATATGCATTGAAAGCTGGTGACGTGGTTGCAGTACGTGAAAAATCTAAATCATTAGAAGCTATCACTACTTCAGTAGCCGGAAGAAGAATCAACAAATACAGCTGGTTAGAGTGGGATGCAAGTGCCTTAACAGGTAAATTCCTTAACTATCCTAACCGCGATGAGATCCCTGAAAACATCAAGGAAAACCTGATCGTCGAGTTGTACTCAAAATAA